In the genome of Paenibacillus sp. FSL R5-0766, one region contains:
- a CDS encoding ABC-F family ATP-binding cassette domain-containing protein — translation MSLLSVENVSHNFGDRTLFKNVSFRLLAGERVGLVGANGVGKSTLMNILTGKLLKDSGKVEWTPKVRYGYLDQHTKLTPGKTIRDVLKDAFLPLLELEKEMMNITDQMADADPDKLEQLLEEMGDIQEQLEQGDFYLIDVKVEEMANGLGLSAIGLDRDVAALSGGQRTKVLLAKLLLEKPTALLLDEPTNYLDVEHIEWLSRYLKDYPHAFLLISHDTEFMNEVVNVIYHLEFAKLTRYAANYNKFLEMADMNKAQHIDAYEKQQEYIKKQEDFIQRNKARASTSGRAKSREKQLDRIERIDRPDEAAKPTFKFKDARASSKTVFEGIDFEIGYTYPLLPKMTMTIERSEKIAIVGCNGVGKSTLLKTILGKISPLSGKTFLGDYLETAYFEQEVRAGNITPIEDVWNEFSHLTQNEVRGHLARCGLKNEHITRPLNMLSGGEQAKVRLCKLLMRESNWILFDEPTNHLDVTAKAELQRALQEFKGTVLLVSHEPDFYEGWVTKTWNVEEWSEKN, via the coding sequence ATGAGTTTATTGTCAGTAGAGAACGTAAGTCACAATTTTGGAGATCGCACGTTATTTAAAAATGTATCGTTTCGTTTACTTGCCGGAGAGCGCGTAGGACTTGTTGGTGCCAATGGTGTGGGTAAATCCACATTAATGAACATCCTTACCGGTAAATTGCTTAAAGATAGTGGAAAAGTGGAATGGACACCTAAGGTCCGTTATGGATATCTGGATCAGCACACGAAGCTTACCCCAGGCAAAACCATTCGTGACGTGCTTAAGGATGCATTCCTTCCGTTGCTTGAATTGGAAAAAGAAATGATGAATATTACGGACCAGATGGCAGATGCAGATCCAGATAAGCTGGAGCAGTTGCTGGAAGAGATGGGCGATATTCAGGAACAACTGGAACAGGGCGACTTTTATCTGATTGACGTAAAAGTGGAAGAGATGGCCAATGGTCTTGGTTTATCCGCAATTGGTCTGGATCGAGATGTCGCAGCTCTAAGTGGTGGACAACGTACCAAGGTGCTTCTTGCCAAGCTTCTGCTTGAGAAACCTACAGCTCTTTTACTGGATGAGCCGACCAACTATCTGGATGTAGAGCACATTGAATGGCTGTCACGTTACCTGAAGGACTACCCACACGCGTTTCTCTTAATCTCCCATGACACGGAATTCATGAATGAAGTCGTAAATGTCATTTATCATTTGGAATTTGCCAAATTAACGAGATATGCAGCGAACTATAACAAGTTCCTCGAGATGGCTGATATGAATAAAGCCCAGCATATTGATGCATACGAGAAGCAGCAAGAGTACATCAAGAAACAGGAAGATTTCATTCAGCGTAACAAGGCACGTGCTTCAACTTCAGGTCGAGCGAAGAGCCGGGAGAAACAGCTGGACAGAATTGAACGTATTGATCGTCCAGATGAAGCAGCTAAACCAACGTTCAAATTCAAGGATGCCCGTGCGAGCAGCAAAACGGTCTTTGAGGGCATTGATTTTGAAATTGGATATACGTATCCTTTGCTGCCTAAGATGACAATGACAATCGAACGTAGTGAGAAAATTGCTATCGTAGGTTGTAATGGTGTGGGTAAATCGACACTGCTGAAAACTATCCTGGGCAAAATATCTCCACTTAGTGGAAAGACCTTTTTGGGAGATTATCTCGAAACGGCCTATTTTGAGCAGGAAGTTCGTGCTGGAAATATCACGCCGATTGAGGATGTCTGGAATGAGTTTTCACATTTGACCCAGAATGAGGTCCGAGGACATCTCGCTCGCTGTGGGTTGAAAAATGAGCACATTACCCGTCCGCTTAACATGCTGAGTGGTGGAGAGCAAGCCAAGGTTCGTTTATGCAAACTCTTGATGCGTGAAAGCAACTGGATTCTATTCGATGAGCCGACAAACCATCTGGATGTCACAGCTAAAGCGGAGTTGCAGCGTGCTTTGCAAGAATTCAAGGGAACGGTGTTACTGGTATCTCATGAACCTGATTTCTACGAGGGTTGGGTCACCAAAACATGGAATGTCGAAGAATGGTCTGAGAAAAACTAG
- a CDS encoding alpha/beta hydrolase-fold protein: protein MTDSRYLKRTIVKEEIESRYLREKRTLRIYLPPGYNELLSYPVVYCQDGEEFFNFGRIATTANQIILDEGAEPFIIVGVQVDVSVRTQEYAPFGDRFKAYTACFAEEIIPYIEEKYPVRRSPQERILAGDSLGGSVSLHLALLYPDLFTRVISMSGAFYSASQEIYAAAEDLSWLSIWMIVGLQETDFEADTGTYNFVQLNRDTRELLEKRGALVSYQEKDGKHQWGFWQKELPEALLYFLQER from the coding sequence ATGACGGATTCCCGCTATTTGAAACGCACGATTGTGAAGGAAGAGATTGAAAGTCGCTATCTCAGAGAGAAGCGAACGCTCCGTATTTACCTTCCCCCAGGCTATAACGAATTGCTTAGCTACCCTGTCGTTTATTGTCAGGATGGCGAAGAATTTTTTAATTTCGGACGAATTGCTACAACAGCTAACCAAATTATTCTGGACGAAGGAGCCGAACCTTTCATTATTGTAGGGGTTCAGGTCGATGTGTCTGTGAGAACGCAGGAATATGCTCCATTTGGAGATCGGTTCAAGGCATATACTGCTTGCTTCGCTGAAGAGATTATTCCCTATATAGAAGAGAAATATCCTGTACGCCGTTCTCCGCAGGAACGCATTCTTGCCGGAGATTCGCTCGGTGGCAGTGTTTCGCTTCATCTTGCTCTGTTATATCCGGATCTGTTCACACGTGTGATCAGCATGTCTGGCGCCTTCTACTCTGCTTCACAGGAAATCTATGCCGCAGCTGAAGATCTGTCCTGGCTCTCGATCTGGATGATCGTTGGTTTGCAGGAGACTGATTTCGAGGCAGACACGGGTACGTATAATTTTGTTCAATTAAACCGGGATACTCGAGAATTGCTCGAAAAACGTGGTGCTCTCGTCTCCTACCAGGAGAAAGATGGAAAACACCAATGGGGTTTTTGGCAGAAGGAATTGCCCGAAGCATTACTTTATTTTCTTCAGGAAAGATAA
- a CDS encoding ThiF family adenylyltransferase, translating into MTDQITSSEQADRYSRQERYAPLGKEGQARLKGSRVLIVGAGALGTGIAETLVRSGVGHLTIVDRDYVEWSNLQRQQLYVEQDALERIPKAMAAEKRLSAINSTVHVEGKVLDVRVDELEELVQHTDLIMDATDNFDTRLLINDMAQKHRIPWIYGGCVGSYGITYTFMPGDTPCLNCLLGEVPLGGDTCDTSGIIPQAVQMVTANQTAEAMKLLSGNANALRRKLLSFDVWRNEYISINVDGAKKQDCSSCGTSATYPYLSASNLEKTDVLCGRDTVQIRPARRMNLDLQQTAERLDRLQEGKVESNPFLVSFTTGVYRMVIFQDGRVLVHGTKDTAEARTLVHRYFG; encoded by the coding sequence ATGACAGATCAAATAACATCTTCCGAGCAGGCCGATCGTTATTCCAGACAGGAACGTTACGCGCCACTTGGTAAGGAAGGCCAGGCCAGATTAAAGGGCAGCAGAGTTTTAATTGTAGGCGCTGGCGCACTCGGAACAGGAATTGCAGAAACGTTAGTTCGTTCAGGAGTCGGACACTTAACAATTGTGGATCGTGATTATGTGGAGTGGAGTAACCTGCAGCGACAGCAATTATATGTAGAACAGGACGCGCTTGAGCGGATACCGAAGGCAATGGCGGCGGAAAAACGTTTATCTGCCATTAATTCCACGGTTCATGTGGAAGGGAAAGTGTTGGACGTCAGAGTAGATGAGTTGGAAGAACTCGTTCAGCATACAGACTTGATCATGGATGCAACGGATAATTTTGATACCCGACTACTCATTAATGATATGGCACAGAAGCACCGTATTCCCTGGATTTATGGTGGATGCGTAGGTAGTTACGGTATTACCTATACATTTATGCCTGGAGATACGCCATGTTTAAATTGTTTGCTGGGTGAAGTCCCTCTGGGTGGAGATACCTGTGATACGTCTGGCATCATACCTCAAGCGGTACAGATGGTAACGGCGAATCAGACCGCAGAAGCGATGAAGTTACTTAGTGGCAATGCAAATGCATTGAGACGTAAGTTATTGTCATTTGACGTGTGGAGGAACGAATACATATCCATCAATGTGGATGGTGCGAAAAAGCAAGACTGTTCTTCCTGCGGCACTTCGGCAACGTATCCATATCTTTCTGCGTCCAATCTGGAGAAAACCGATGTGTTGTGTGGCAGGGACACCGTTCAGATCCGACCTGCACGGCGTATGAATCTGGATCTTCAACAAACAGCGGAACGTCTGGATAGACTTCAAGAAGGAAAAGTGGAATCCAATCCGTTTCTGGTTTCTTTTACAACAGGGGTCTACAGAATGGTCATTTTCCAAGATGGACGTGTCCTCGTACACGGAACAAAAGACACAGCTGAAGCACGTACGCTCGTCCATCGCTACTTTGGTTAA
- a CDS encoding thiamine diphosphokinase, with translation MTVKRVVIFTGGNLSVELLQEIREDDMIIAADRGALFLIEHGIQPHIAVGDFDSITEEERIIVSNNSIRFITCDPVHKDLTDTEMAFETALDYEPSHILMLGATGTRMDHTLANVHIMVRAMQHHISCAIQDKHNYMTLTTSKAVVEHRDYKYVSLLPLTHEVTGITLDGFMYPLDQATIRMGQSLGVSNKLLGSSGTVTIDSGLLLIIQSKD, from the coding sequence ATGACGGTGAAACGAGTTGTTATTTTTACAGGCGGAAACTTATCTGTAGAATTACTTCAGGAAATACGAGAAGATGATATGATCATCGCGGCCGATCGTGGTGCATTATTTTTAATTGAACACGGTATTCAGCCTCACATTGCAGTTGGAGACTTCGACTCCATTACTGAAGAGGAACGTATTATTGTAAGCAACAATAGCATTCGGTTCATTACATGTGACCCTGTTCATAAGGATCTTACTGATACAGAAATGGCTTTTGAGACAGCGCTAGATTACGAACCATCTCATATCTTAATGTTAGGTGCTACAGGTACACGTATGGATCACACACTCGCCAATGTACATATTATGGTTCGCGCGATGCAGCATCATATCTCCTGTGCCATTCAGGACAAGCACAATTACATGACACTGACCACATCCAAAGCTGTGGTTGAGCATCGTGACTATAAATATGTTTCTCTGCTCCCCTTGACTCATGAAGTTACAGGAATAACTCTAGATGGTTTTATGTATCCGCTAGATCAAGCCACCATTCGCATGGGACAATCCTTGGGTGTAAGCAACAAGCTCTTAGGCTCCTCCGGTACAGTCACGATTGATAGTGGCTTATTACTGATTATTCAGAGCAAAGATTGA
- a CDS encoding trimeric intracellular cation channel family protein, giving the protein MDLHIFEVFSIIGTIAFAMSGAFVAMEEEYDILGVLVLGLVTAFGGGIIRNVLIGIPVTTLWSQGSLIMLALVSVAIAFILPLKWISHWKRTEALFDAIGLAAFAIQGALYAANMGHPISAVIVAAVMTGIGGGVIRDVLAGRKPLVLRDEIYAVWAMTAGFVIGMGWLTTNAGLLLCFAAVVFFRMCSVHYKWKLPRRSLVPSETGNVSPQPESIVTQPTSSVLQGTLSKGD; this is encoded by the coding sequence TTGGACTTACACATTTTTGAAGTATTCAGCATTATAGGCACTATCGCATTTGCAATGTCCGGTGCCTTCGTGGCAATGGAAGAGGAGTATGACATTCTGGGTGTACTAGTGCTTGGACTTGTCACGGCATTCGGAGGCGGGATTATCCGGAATGTACTTATAGGTATACCTGTAACGACACTGTGGAGTCAGGGATCACTTATTATGTTAGCCCTAGTATCAGTAGCGATTGCGTTTATATTACCTCTCAAGTGGATTAGTCACTGGAAGAGAACAGAGGCGCTGTTTGATGCAATCGGACTCGCAGCATTTGCAATTCAAGGGGCTCTCTACGCGGCGAACATGGGACATCCTATTAGCGCAGTTATCGTTGCAGCAGTAATGACCGGTATTGGTGGAGGCGTTATTCGTGATGTGCTTGCAGGACGTAAACCGCTTGTATTGCGTGACGAAATCTATGCTGTATGGGCAATGACAGCCGGTTTTGTTATAGGTATGGGTTGGTTGACAACAAATGCCGGATTATTGCTTTGTTTCGCGGCCGTCGTGTTTTTCCGGATGTGTTCTGTACATTATAAATGGAAACTGCCACGTCGTTCGTTGGTGCCGTCTGAGACCGGGAACGTCAGTCCTCAGCCGGAGAGCATTGTGACACAGCCAACATCGTCGGTACTTCAAGGTACGCTAAGCAAGGGGGATTAA
- a CDS encoding response regulator transcription factor, translated as MKTAILLIGAGEQVSLIQDVLCSEGYEVKRMEWSELNQSVEPSLLHINLIILVDREEGKKNCGQDQKLELKRWLDKGQVVPLLVITSNAFPQFIVEWLDYGANDVMEEPIHMTVMLARIRNLLRVFANATPEGEEVIVVHDLKVNLRSRRVNRAGEYLTLTPKEYELLEFLALHVNEACTRSDILREVWGYEYAMDTNVVDVYIKHLRVKVDKGRSVKLIHTVRGIGYMLHDKN; from the coding sequence GTGAAAACAGCCATTTTGCTGATTGGAGCAGGAGAGCAGGTCAGCCTTATTCAGGATGTTTTATGTAGCGAAGGGTATGAGGTGAAACGAATGGAGTGGTCCGAACTAAACCAATCCGTCGAGCCTTCGTTGCTGCATATTAACCTAATCATCCTGGTAGACCGGGAAGAGGGGAAGAAGAATTGTGGTCAGGATCAGAAATTAGAGTTAAAACGATGGTTAGATAAAGGTCAGGTTGTACCTCTACTGGTTATTACTTCAAATGCATTTCCTCAGTTCATCGTGGAATGGCTGGATTATGGAGCTAATGACGTGATGGAGGAACCTATCCACATGACCGTAATGCTTGCCAGAATACGAAACTTGTTGCGTGTTTTTGCGAATGCAACACCAGAGGGCGAAGAAGTAATTGTAGTTCATGATCTTAAAGTCAATTTGCGTTCAAGACGGGTAAATCGTGCGGGTGAATACCTGACATTAACGCCAAAAGAGTACGAATTGCTGGAATTCCTGGCCCTGCATGTGAATGAAGCATGTACTCGGAGTGACATTTTGCGGGAAGTATGGGGATATGAATATGCGATGGATACGAACGTTGTGGATGTGTATATCAAACATCTGAGGGTTAAGGTGGATAAGGGAAGAAGTGTGAAACTGATTCATACTGTGCGTGGGATCGGTTATATGCTACATGATAAAAATTAG
- a CDS encoding C40 family peptidase, whose protein sequence is MKTNIFVQKAVTVGLCATLGFGAVLMTNAPVAQAATVSVSTGQQIVNYGKKFTGTPYKFGASTSTTKVFDCSSFMKYIFKKYGVDLPRTSVKQSKEGKAVSKANLRVGDLVFFSSGSRSTGSNVTHVGVYAGNGKILHTYGSPGVTLSDLDSGTWKRTYVKARRVL, encoded by the coding sequence ATGAAAACAAACATCTTTGTCCAAAAGGCCGTAACCGTCGGGTTGTGCGCTACACTAGGTTTTGGAGCTGTATTAATGACTAACGCACCTGTTGCACAGGCAGCAACTGTTTCTGTATCCACAGGTCAACAAATTGTTAACTATGGCAAAAAATTCACTGGAACTCCATATAAATTTGGTGCTTCAACTTCAACAACCAAGGTTTTTGACTGCTCTTCTTTTATGAAATATATTTTCAAAAAGTATGGTGTAGATTTGCCGCGCACTTCCGTGAAACAATCCAAAGAAGGTAAAGCTGTGTCTAAAGCTAATCTGCGTGTCGGAGATCTGGTATTCTTCTCCAGTGGTAGCCGTTCTACCGGTTCCAATGTCACTCACGTAGGCGTTTATGCGGGAAATGGTAAGATTCTGCATACGTATGGATCTCCAGGCGTAACCCTCTCTGATCTGGATTCTGGTACTTGGAAGAGAACGTATGTTAAAGCTCGTCGTGTACTTTAG
- the thiO gene encoding glycine oxidase ThiO codes for MKKIITDRPDKVHAETIIVGGGVVGCAIAYELASRGQDVLLVERSAIAGGTSCAAAGMLAADSEDFAHPLMAKLARQSRQLLTEQQVLMATLSEVETGLQRQGFLTPFRSYSELSSYKDNRKSALSTSADEVWWDRSVVQQEASWLNRDTYGAYYRPYESEILPVHLTKAYAESAQAMGARVMEDIQDIRVQANEHGVQGITTSIGEMRCKHVIIAAGLQSEELMRHVNLSLPVWSVKGEIAAVQFSDEHAGYRPDRTVYAEDIYIVPKANGEVWLGATSLPGRTDLNVSVQGVQKLLTAATHWVPGMKEAQFLRAWAGVRPATPDGLPYIGACESVPGLFAAFGHYRNGILLSAITGRLIAELLVGKSSEELGIEALSPERLNRKGVVQ; via the coding sequence ATGAAGAAGATCATTACTGATAGACCGGATAAGGTTCATGCCGAAACCATTATTGTAGGTGGAGGCGTCGTTGGTTGTGCCATTGCTTATGAGCTTGCCTCTCGTGGACAAGATGTACTGTTGGTAGAGCGTTCAGCAATCGCGGGAGGAACTTCGTGCGCCGCGGCTGGAATGCTGGCAGCAGACAGTGAAGATTTTGCTCATCCTTTGATGGCTAAGCTTGCCAGGCAGAGTAGACAGTTACTTACCGAGCAACAGGTGCTGATGGCTACACTCAGTGAGGTAGAGACTGGTCTGCAACGCCAAGGATTCCTAACTCCTTTTCGTTCATACAGTGAATTAAGTAGTTATAAGGACAATCGGAAGTCTGCGTTGTCTACTTCTGCTGATGAGGTGTGGTGGGATCGTTCCGTTGTGCAGCAGGAGGCATCATGGCTTAACAGAGATACGTATGGAGCCTATTACAGACCTTACGAGAGTGAAATTCTCCCAGTCCACCTAACGAAGGCATACGCCGAATCCGCTCAAGCAATGGGAGCACGGGTAATGGAGGACATACAGGATATACGTGTGCAAGCAAACGAACACGGTGTGCAGGGAATCACCACATCGATCGGTGAGATGAGATGCAAACATGTCATTATAGCGGCTGGATTACAGAGTGAAGAGTTGATGAGACATGTGAATCTGAGCTTGCCTGTGTGGTCGGTAAAAGGTGAAATAGCCGCCGTTCAGTTCTCAGATGAACATGCAGGGTACAGACCTGATAGAACGGTGTATGCAGAGGATATCTATATAGTTCCCAAAGCCAATGGAGAAGTTTGGCTCGGGGCAACCAGTCTGCCAGGCAGAACGGATCTGAACGTTTCTGTACAGGGTGTTCAGAAGCTATTAACTGCGGCTACCCACTGGGTGCCTGGGATGAAAGAAGCACAATTTTTGCGGGCGTGGGCAGGCGTAAGGCCGGCAACTCCGGATGGTCTGCCTTATATAGGTGCTTGCGAAAGTGTTCCTGGGCTGTTTGCCGCCTTTGGACATTACCGTAACGGTATTTTGCTCAGTGCGATAACAGGCAGACTAATCGCTGAATTGCTCGTGGGCAAAAGCTCAGAAGAGCTCGGAATTGAGGCGCTGAGCCCTGAGCGATTGAACAGAAAGGGAGTGGTGCAGTGA
- a CDS encoding thiamine phosphate synthase: MCFHSIHVWKEMNSTVFSHEHVHGSFELHVVSTGAGDQASFVKAAKNVWPWVDYIHIREKQLSWQQKIAWAESLRGVGVPSCRIVINGSELPSQNDIHGGVHWGQDAIRNYNPAAISNVQRLRLGVSVHSIDEAKIAEERGVDYLFFGHVYSTNSKPDLEPRGLYALAEVCSGVSIPVMAIGGIEPGNIHSIHSAGAQGVAVISNVWASDSPDRAAALLRQAIVGTESLSR; this comes from the coding sequence TTGTGTTTTCATAGCATTCATGTCTGGAAGGAGATGAACAGTACGGTATTTTCTCATGAACATGTACACGGATCATTTGAACTGCATGTTGTATCTACGGGTGCAGGGGATCAAGCATCTTTTGTAAAAGCTGCAAAGAACGTGTGGCCTTGGGTGGACTATATTCACATACGAGAGAAACAACTCTCGTGGCAACAAAAGATCGCTTGGGCTGAAAGTCTGCGTGGTGTTGGCGTTCCATCTTGTCGTATCGTTATCAATGGTTCAGAGCTGCCTTCACAGAATGACATCCATGGCGGTGTACATTGGGGGCAAGATGCAATACGTAACTATAACCCTGCAGCTATAAGCAATGTGCAGCGACTTCGTCTGGGTGTATCTGTTCATTCAATCGATGAGGCAAAAATCGCTGAAGAACGGGGAGTCGATTACCTTTTCTTCGGGCATGTCTACTCAACCAACAGTAAGCCTGATCTTGAACCAAGAGGATTATATGCTCTGGCTGAAGTGTGCTCTGGTGTCTCCATTCCTGTCATGGCGATTGGGGGTATCGAACCGGGAAACATTCACTCTATTCACTCTGCAGGCGCACAGGGAGTCGCTGTGATCTCGAATGTATGGGCGAGCGATTCCCCGGATCGGGCGGCTGCATTATTAAGGCAGGCTATCGTTGGTACAGAAAGTTTGAGCCGCTGA
- the thiS gene encoding sulfur carrier protein ThiS, translating to MNIIVNGQRMEIEDRLNRVDKLLQSFDLQVKTVVVELNKHILTREYHETTALREGDRIEIVHFVGGG from the coding sequence GTGAATATCATCGTTAATGGTCAACGGATGGAGATTGAAGACAGATTGAATCGTGTGGATAAACTGCTTCAATCTTTTGATCTGCAAGTCAAGACTGTAGTTGTAGAGCTGAATAAGCATATTTTAACCCGCGAGTACCATGAAACGACGGCATTAAGAGAAGGCGATCGAATTGAGATTGTACATTTTGTAGGAGGCGGTTGA
- a CDS encoding low molecular weight protein-tyrosine-phosphatase, protein MINVLFVCLGNICRSPMAEAVLRHKVVEKGLEHQIRVDSAGTGDWHVGKPPHEGTRKLLDSYQISYANMAARQFASEDFTQFDYIVSMDNSNADNVRNVPGGAEADIIKFMDMLPEEKLREVPDPYYTGNFEEVYELVNAGCDVLLSKIEAEHSLA, encoded by the coding sequence ATGATTAATGTTTTGTTTGTATGTCTGGGCAATATATGTAGATCACCAATGGCTGAAGCCGTTCTGCGTCACAAAGTCGTGGAGAAGGGGCTTGAACACCAGATTCGTGTGGACTCTGCGGGTACAGGGGACTGGCATGTTGGTAAGCCTCCGCATGAAGGGACTCGAAAATTGCTGGATTCGTACCAGATTTCTTATGCCAACATGGCAGCAAGACAGTTCGCCAGCGAAGACTTTACTCAATTTGATTACATTGTGAGTATGGATAATTCCAATGCAGATAATGTGCGCAACGTTCCAGGCGGAGCTGAGGCGGACATCATCAAGTTCATGGACATGCTTCCCGAGGAAAAACTCAGAGAAGTACCTGACCCATATTACACAGGCAATTTTGAAGAGGTGTACGAGCTGGTTAACGCAGGCTGCGATGTTCTGTTGAGTAAGATTGAAGCGGAACATTCCTTAGCCTAA
- a CDS encoding thiazole synthase yields MLNIGKYTFESRLLLGTGKFSDLEVQSQAVEASETEVLTFAVRRLNLEERNQKHFLDTLDLDKYTLLPNTAGASTAEEAVRIAELARASGLCDMIKVEVIGDGNTLLPDPIETYKACEILLEKGFTVLPYISDDVILAKRLQLLGVHAVMPGASPIGAGRGIINPYNLEIIIEQAVVPVIVDAGLRSPKDAAYAMELGADGVLLNTAVSGSGDPVSMAKAMRLGVEAGRLAYEAGMIPIKRYAAASSPVEGMVHT; encoded by the coding sequence ATGTTGAACATTGGTAAATATACGTTTGAGTCCAGATTGTTGCTCGGAACAGGCAAGTTTTCCGATCTGGAAGTGCAAAGTCAGGCTGTGGAAGCATCTGAAACGGAAGTTTTAACCTTTGCTGTTCGTCGTCTGAATCTGGAGGAACGTAATCAGAAGCATTTCCTGGATACGTTGGATCTGGATAAATACACACTTCTTCCGAATACGGCGGGGGCTTCCACTGCGGAAGAGGCGGTGCGGATTGCCGAGCTTGCGCGGGCTTCAGGACTTTGTGATATGATAAAAGTCGAAGTCATCGGAGATGGAAACACGTTACTCCCAGATCCGATTGAAACGTACAAGGCTTGCGAAATTTTGCTTGAAAAGGGCTTCACGGTATTGCCTTATATTTCAGATGATGTCATTCTGGCCAAAAGGCTGCAATTGCTTGGCGTACATGCTGTAATGCCTGGCGCTTCTCCCATCGGAGCTGGCAGAGGCATCATCAATCCCTATAACCTTGAGATCATCATTGAGCAGGCCGTTGTACCTGTAATTGTGGATGCAGGGTTGCGCTCCCCAAAAGATGCTGCTTATGCGATGGAACTTGGTGCAGATGGTGTATTGTTAAATACAGCCGTATCCGGATCAGGGGATCCAGTGAGCATGGCTAAAGCAATGCGATTGGGGGTAGAAGCGGGTAGATTGGCATATGAGGCAGGCATGATTCCCATAAAGCGTTATGCAGCAGCCAGTAGTCCGGTGGAAGGAATGGTTCATACATGA